In the genome of Quercus robur chromosome 3, dhQueRobu3.1, whole genome shotgun sequence, one region contains:
- the LOC126717782 gene encoding probable xyloglucan endotransglucosylase/hydrolase protein 28: MGFSYLGFLVMVCCLQLVVLVSGSTKNLPIINFDEGYTHLFGEDNLAVVRDGKSVHLSLDERTGSGFVSQDLYLHGFFSASIKLPADYTAGVVVAFYMSNGDMFEKNHDEIDFEFLGNIRGKDWRIQTNIYGNGSTNIGREERYNLWFDPAEDYHQYSILWTDSQIIFYVDNVPIREFKRTESMGGDFPSKPMTLYATIWDGSDWATNGGKYRVNYKYAPYIAEFSDLVLHGCAVDPIEHMARCDNAEGTEGIPTGVTRVQRIKMEGFRKKHMTYSYCYDHIRYKVPPSECVINPLEAERLRTFDPVTFGNGRRHHSKRHHHSRTSQAKVTSSI; this comes from the exons atggggTTCTCTTATCTGGGTTTTCTTGTAATGGTTTGTTGTTTACAACTTGTGGTTCTTGTTTCTGGGTCAACCAAGAATTTGCCAATTATCAACTTTGATGAAGGGTATACTCATCTCTTTGGTGAGGATAATCTGGCTGTAGTTAGAGATGGCAAATCGGTTCATCTTTCTCTGGATGAAAGGACAG GCTCTGGATTTGTGTCACAGGACCTTTATCTTCATGGCTTTTTCAGTGCTTCCATTAAGTTGCCTGCTGATTACACTGCTGGTGTTGTTGTTGCGTTCTAT ATGTCGAATGGTGATATGTTTGAGAAGAACCATGATGAAATcgattttgagtttttgggtAACATCAGAGGCAAAGATTGGAGGATTCAGACCAATATTTATGGCAATGGAAGTACCAACATTGGCAGAGAAGAGAGATACAATCTCTGGTTCGACCCCGCAGAAGATTACCATCAGTACAGCATTCTCTGGACTGATTCTCAGATCAT ATTTTATGTAGACAATGTTCCCATTAGAGAGTTTAAGAGAACAGAATCTATGGGTGGTGACTTCCCCTCTAAGCCAATGACTTTGTATGCTACAATATGGGATGGTTCTGATTGGGCTACCAATGGAGGCAAATACAGAGTAAACTACAAATATGCCCCCTACATTGCGGAGTTCTCCGATCTTGTCCTTCACGGCTGTGCCGTTGATCCCATTGAACATATGGCAAGGTGTGACAATGCTGAAGGTACAGAAGGAATTCCTACTGGTGTCACACGGGTGCAAAGAATTAAAATGGAGGGTTTTAGAAAGAAGCACATGACATATTCTTATTGCTATGATCACATTCGGTATAAAGTTCCCCCATCTGAGTGTGTGATTAATCCCCTAGAAGCAGAGAGACTCAGGACATTTGACCCTGTTACATTTGGAAATGGCCGACGCCACCATAGTAAACGACACCACCATAGCCGAACAAGCCAGGCCAAGGTTACTTCTTCCATTTGA